The nucleotide window GGGGAAATAGCGCTGGCTGTAGTCGGTGAACCGTGCCGCGGTGCTTTCGCTGCTTAACAGCGAGTTCCAATCCCAACGCAAGTTAATCTCAGGATCAGAATAACCGGTATGGACTTTATTGATTGAGATCAACTTTCTATGCCGCGGAAATCGTTCAAATGATGTGCCCGCGCGACCACCGCTCTCAACAATCAGATAATCACGCCCTTGTTGTTGTAAGCAATAACCGGCCTGCAGCCCTCCCGGGCCAGCGCCAACAACCAAGTATCCATACGTCTTCTCAGCGGACATTTGAAGCTCTCCTTATGTTTCACTTATTGACCAGAACAGCGCGCACGTAGACGTCCACGCTGTTACAGTGCGGAATTAATGAGTTGGGCAGATCAACAGTAAAACTGGCCTGATAGCCACAGACTTACATCAAAGTTAAACCGGCTTGGAGTTATAGATATCCAATGACCGCATGTTTCTCACCGTTGGATCTGATCACTTGGGTGCGAGTAAAACCAGCTTCATGCAACAGCGCCTGAAACTGAGCCGCCGTGCGATGTTGCCCGCCGGTTTCCAGGAGCATCGCCAGGTCCTGCATGACCGCGGCAAACGGCTCGGCGCCTGACGCTTCCAACAAGCGATCGAGCACCAGAACTCGCCCTCCGGGATTCAGCGTCTGGCGAACCCGGCGCAGCAGCTGCAGAGATTGCTCGTCATTCCAGTCAGAGAGAATGAACCCCAGTGAGTAGGCATCCGCGTGGGGCAGCTCACCGGACCAGAAGTCACCCGGCGCAAAGCTGACCCTTGAGGCCAGCCCCACCCCGCTGATCCGCGCCAGGCAATGGGGCTCCACGGCAGGCAGGTCGAACACCACCGCCCTGAGCTCGGCATGCTGTTGTGCGGCGGCGATGGCGAAGGTACCAATGCCGCCCCCCAAGTCGACCAGGCTCGACGCGTCGCCCAGCACCCCCAGCTTCACCAACTCTGCTGAAGGCTCGCGGCTGAGGTTCCACATCGCATCATGGAACGCTGCGCCACGGTCCTCGGCCAGCAGGTAATCGAAGGGTGCCGACGCGTCTTGCGCCAGTTTCGACCATTGCGCCTGGCCGCTGCCCACGGCATCGCCGAGGTGGCGAAACAGCGGCAGAGTGTTGCTGTCGAAGTGTTCGAGCAAAGGCCCCAGATACTGCGACGACTGAGGATCCAGCGCGCCACGGGCGGACGCCGACAGTCGATAGCCACCCGCTTGTTCCTCGACCAGCCCCCAAGCAATCGCGCCGCGCAAAAACCGCTCCAGTGTGGAGCCATCCAGCGCCAGGGTTTGTGCCAGAGCGTCTGCCCCGGAGCCCACGTCAGCGCTTGCAAGGGACTGGAAAACCCCTAGTCGATGCCCCTGCAGTAGAATTGCGCTGCCCATGAAGCCATAGAGCGCCAGACTCACGGGATCCAGGACCTTCCCGGCCATTGGTGGTACTGCCATATCAACCTCCCTGTCCAACTGATGTAGTGATTAAACGCCCAGCTCGAAAGAGCCTTGGGCCACGACTTGCCCGTTGATGATCAGATGCACCTCGTGTGCGCCAGGGTAGTAACTTCTCAGCGAACTGCTTTCGATACTGTGATCGCGCTGCAGCTTCACCGACCCCTTGACCAGCTTCTGGCGCTTGCTCCACTTGAACACCCGGCGGTTGATCTGGCCTCGGGCACCCGGTGCGAGAATCGCGTAGTCGACCATCAGCCCATGCTCGCTGGTGCTGTCGATCTGGATATCGCAATCCAGGGAAATACGCTCCCCTGGCTTGATCTGCGAAGGTCCGACCTGGAAGCGCTTGACCTGCACCGGCGCGGCCATGGAATACCCAAGCAGCTCCAGCGCACGGCTGTCACCGCGCCGCGCCAGGGTACGCAGCGAATGGCGGATGACCCAATCGGTGTGCGGCCCACGCTCCTCGACCTGCCAACGCTCCAGCACATCGAGCACGGCGCTGGGATGGTCCTTGCTGATGTCATTGAGGTTGTTGGCCACCGAGCGGCGTACATACTCGCTGCGATCGTTGCGCAGACGCTCCAGTAGGGCCAGGACCGGTGCTGGGTCAACCAACAGGCTCGGGACCCGGGAGGCCCACGGCAGGCGCGGACGCGTGCCCTCGGAAACCAGCCTGCGCACGTCGGGGCTGTCATCGCTGACCCAGCCGGCCAGCACCTGCAATGTAGGCTCCAGGTAGGCATCCAGATAAGGCCGGATGGCGAACTCGCCGGTGAAGTGCTGAGTCACCTTCTTGATCGCCTGCATGGCGGGCTCAAAGTGCTCAAGACCGCGGGTTTCGAAAATATCGGCGATCACCCACACCGGAAACCCGGTCATGCGACCAAAGCGGGTCCCGGGGATCGGGTCAAGCATGCGAACCAGTACCTGGGCCGCCGGCACAAACTCCAGGCCCAAACCATCCCAGAGGGCGCTGGCCATGGCCTTGACCCGGGCCTTCATCTCCAGCGGTCGCAGGTCCGCTGGCAACGAGGCGCTGTAGCGCTGCTGATCGAAGCTCGCTAGCAGCGCGGCAGCGCGACCGCCCAACTCGACGCCGAGCGGATGATCGAAGTAATCCTTGAAGTCCATGACATCTCCCTTGAATCAACGCTGAGCGTCGAGGCTGCTCTTATCAAATGTCAGCTCGTTGTAGCCATTGCCAAAGCGGTAGTTGCTCCAGCGCATCCAGGTCTGCTTGCCGGTCTGGTGGTTGACCATTCGCATCTCGCTGGCCCGCCAGTAGCGGTCCAGGTAAACACCATAACCGCTGTAGGTCTGGGTTTTGAGCAGCGCATTCTTGCGGTCGTAGTATTCGACCTTGAGCGGCCGGTAATACTGTTTGTCGAGCCAGGTGACCTGACGGGTGTAGCCGGAGCGCGGGTAAGCTGGGGTCATTTCCAGCTTGTACGCGTCCAACCCATCGACTACCTCGTCCCCCAGATACTGGTACTGATACTTATCGAGTTCCCAACTGGCCATGTCCTCGTAGGCGAACTCACTGCCCATAAATGGGCCTGACTTGTTCTCCGAAGCAATCCGTTTGACCCGACGCAGCGACGGGAAAAACTGCCACTGATCATCCGAGGTCAGGCTATGGGCGTGGGTCAGTAAGGTGGTGCCACGCACGTCCGCCGGACTCAGAAAACGCACCAGGCTCTTGTCGCCATCGGCA belongs to Pseudomonas sp. B21-015 and includes:
- a CDS encoding methyltransferase is translated as MAVPPMAGKVLDPVSLALYGFMGSAILLQGHRLGVFQSLASADVGSGADALAQTLALDGSTLERFLRGAIAWGLVEEQAGGYRLSASARGALDPQSSQYLGPLLEHFDSNTLPLFRHLGDAVGSGQAQWSKLAQDASAPFDYLLAEDRGAAFHDAMWNLSREPSAELVKLGVLGDASSLVDLGGGIGTFAIAAAQQHAELRAVVFDLPAVEPHCLARISGVGLASRVSFAPGDFWSGELPHADAYSLGFILSDWNDEQSLQLLRRVRQTLNPGGRVLVLDRLLEASGAEPFAAVMQDLAMLLETGGQHRTAAQFQALLHEAGFTRTQVIRSNGEKHAVIGYL
- a CDS encoding DNA alkylation repair protein; translation: MDFKDYFDHPLGVELGGRAAALLASFDQQRYSASLPADLRPLEMKARVKAMASALWDGLGLEFVPAAQVLVRMLDPIPGTRFGRMTGFPVWVIADIFETRGLEHFEPAMQAIKKVTQHFTGEFAIRPYLDAYLEPTLQVLAGWVSDDSPDVRRLVSEGTRPRLPWASRVPSLLVDPAPVLALLERLRNDRSEYVRRSVANNLNDISKDHPSAVLDVLERWQVEERGPHTDWVIRHSLRTLARRGDSRALELLGYSMAAPVQVKRFQVGPSQIKPGERISLDCDIQIDSTSEHGLMVDYAILAPGARGQINRRVFKWSKRQKLVKGSVKLQRDHSIESSSLRSYYPGAHEVHLIINGQVVAQGSFELGV
- a CDS encoding outer membrane lipoprotein-sorting protein, with the protein product MKGLKSVKYLAMLFCLVEMSVAVADEKGQEIARQADQHNIGWKDMSADLQMELRNAYGAVSTRELAVQFFEVHADGDKSLVRFLSPADVRGTTLLTHAHSLTSDDQWQFFPSLRRVKRIASENKSGPFMGSEFAYEDMASWELDKYQYQYLGDEVVDGLDAYKLEMTPAYPRSGYTRQVTWLDKQYYRPLKVEYYDRKNALLKTQTYSGYGVYLDRYWRASEMRMVNHQTGKQTWMRWSNYRFGNGYNELTFDKSSLDAQR